The following are encoded together in the Hippoglossus stenolepis isolate QCI-W04-F060 chromosome 12, HSTE1.2, whole genome shotgun sequence genome:
- the march5 gene encoding E3 ubiquitin-protein ligase MARCH5 isoform X2, with amino-acid sequence MTEQGAVVMQQNLDRSCWVCFATDEDDRTAEWVRPCHCRGSTKWVHQACLQRWVDEKQRGNSTARVTCPQCNAEYLIVFPKLGPVVYVLDLADRLISKAGPFAAAGIMVGSIYWTAVTYGAVTVMQVVGHKEGLDVMERADPLFLLIGLPTIPVMLILGKMIRWEDYVLRLWRKYSNKLQILNSIFPGIGCPVPRIPAEASPLADHVSATRILCGALVFPTIATIVGKLMFSSVNSNLQRTILGGIAFVAIKGAFKVYFKQQQYLRQAHRKILNFPEQEEA; translated from the exons ATGACGGAACAGGGCGCAGTGGTCATGCAGCAGAATTTGGACAG gaGCTGCTGGGTGTGCTTCGCCACAGATGAAGACGACCGCACAGCAGAGTGGGTGCGTCCCTGTCACTGCCGCGGCTCCACCAAGTGGGTTCACCAGGCCTGCCTGCAGCGCTGGGTGGACGAAAAGCAGCGTGGCAACAGCACGGCACGCGTGACCTGCCCACAGTGCAACGCAGAATACCTCATCGTCTTTCCCAAACTGG GTCCAGTGGTCTACGTGCTGGACCTGGCCGACCGGCTCATCTCTAAGGCCGGACCCTTTGCGGCAGCCGGCATCATGGTGGGCTCCATCTACTGGACTGCCGTCACATATGGAGCTGTCACCGTCATGCAG GTGGTTGGACATAAGGAGGGCCTGGATGTTATGGAGCGGGCCGACCCTTTGTTCCTGCTCATCGGCCTGCCCACCATCCCCGTCATGCTGATCCTCGGCAAGATGATCCGCTGGGAGGACTACGTGCTGCGTCTGTGGAGGAAGTACTCCAACAAACTGCAGATCCTCAACAGCATCTTCCCAG GGATTGGCTGTCCAGTTCCTCGGATCCCGGCAGAGGCCAGCCCCCTGGCCGACCACGTGTCGGCCACACGGATCCTGTGCGGCGCCCTGGTCTTCCCCACCATCGCCACCATCGTGGGGAAGCTCATGTTCAGCAGTGTCAACTCCAACCTACAGAGGACCATCCTG GGAGGAATCGCCTTCGTGGCCATCAAGGGAGCGTTTAAGGTGTacttcaaacagcagcagtacCTGAGGCAAGCTCACCGCAAGATCCTCAACTTCCCCGAGCAGGAGGAGGCCTGA
- the march5 gene encoding E3 ubiquitin-protein ligase MARCH5 isoform X1 produces MTEQGAVVMQQNLDRSCWVCFATDEDDRTAEWVRPCHCRGSTKWVHQACLQRWVDEKQRGNSTARVTCPQCNAEYLIVFPKLAVNIEAAVLSKFSCPVVYVLDLADRLISKAGPFAAAGIMVGSIYWTAVTYGAVTVMQVVGHKEGLDVMERADPLFLLIGLPTIPVMLILGKMIRWEDYVLRLWRKYSNKLQILNSIFPGIGCPVPRIPAEASPLADHVSATRILCGALVFPTIATIVGKLMFSSVNSNLQRTILGGIAFVAIKGAFKVYFKQQQYLRQAHRKILNFPEQEEA; encoded by the exons ATGACGGAACAGGGCGCAGTGGTCATGCAGCAGAATTTGGACAG gaGCTGCTGGGTGTGCTTCGCCACAGATGAAGACGACCGCACAGCAGAGTGGGTGCGTCCCTGTCACTGCCGCGGCTCCACCAAGTGGGTTCACCAGGCCTGCCTGCAGCGCTGGGTGGACGAAAAGCAGCGTGGCAACAGCACGGCACGCGTGACCTGCCCACAGTGCAACGCAGAATACCTCATCGTCTTTCCCAAACTGG CTGTCAACATCGAAGCAGCAGTTTTGAGCAAATTTTCAT GTCCAGTGGTCTACGTGCTGGACCTGGCCGACCGGCTCATCTCTAAGGCCGGACCCTTTGCGGCAGCCGGCATCATGGTGGGCTCCATCTACTGGACTGCCGTCACATATGGAGCTGTCACCGTCATGCAG GTGGTTGGACATAAGGAGGGCCTGGATGTTATGGAGCGGGCCGACCCTTTGTTCCTGCTCATCGGCCTGCCCACCATCCCCGTCATGCTGATCCTCGGCAAGATGATCCGCTGGGAGGACTACGTGCTGCGTCTGTGGAGGAAGTACTCCAACAAACTGCAGATCCTCAACAGCATCTTCCCAG GGATTGGCTGTCCAGTTCCTCGGATCCCGGCAGAGGCCAGCCCCCTGGCCGACCACGTGTCGGCCACACGGATCCTGTGCGGCGCCCTGGTCTTCCCCACCATCGCCACCATCGTGGGGAAGCTCATGTTCAGCAGTGTCAACTCCAACCTACAGAGGACCATCCTG GGAGGAATCGCCTTCGTGGCCATCAAGGGAGCGTTTAAGGTGTacttcaaacagcagcagtacCTGAGGCAAGCTCACCGCAAGATCCTCAACTTCCCCGAGCAGGAGGAGGCCTGA